GGAGCGCGGCGTCGATGATCTCGCCGAGGAGGACACGGAGATCGCCGACTACGTCAAGCAGCTTGAGGAGGCCACGGACACGACGAACCTGCCCGAGGCCAGCGGCGAGGCGATCGCCCAGGAGTTCGAACGCTACCTGCGCCGTCGCAAGCCGCCGGAGAGCTGAGCTCGGGGGCTCAGCCCAGCGCCTCGACTCCCGAGGCGGCCATGCTGTGCGCCGGCTCGGCGGCCAGCAGCTCGATCCCCAGCAGCGCCTTGACCACGGCGGCCACGCGCTCCCGGCTTGAATCTGCTGCCAGCTGACCGTCGGCCCACATGTCGAGCGTCTCGAGTGCGGCCGGGGCGTTGAGGTTCTGTGACAGCGCCGAGTGCAGGGCGTACTGAAGGTCATCGGCGACGGCGGAGTCCGTGCCGAGCTCGCCGAAGCGGTCGGTCTCCGGCGCTGAGGCGAGTGCCTGGTTCCACCGCGTCCACCGCTGGGCAGCGGTGCGCAGCTGGTCCGGCGCGTAGCTCCAGTCCTCGCGGTAGTGGTGCGAGAGCAGCAGCGTGCGGATCACCTGAGGGTCGATGCCCTCGGCGCGCAGTCGAGAGGAGAGCACCAGGTTGCCCTTGGACTTGGACATCTTCTCGCCGTCCAGGCCGACCATTCCGGTGTGCATATAGGTGCTGGCCAGGGCGACGCCGTCGGCGGCTGTGGCGTGGGCGGCGCTGAACTCGTGGTGCGGGAAGCGCAGGTCGGACCCGCCTCCCTGGACCATGAACGGGGCGGGGAGGTGGCGCCGGGCGATCACCGAACATTCGATGTGCCATCCGGGCCTGCCCTCGCCGAGGCTGCGGCCATCCCAGTGCGGCTCCCCGTCGCGGCGAGCTCGCCAGAGCAGCGGATCCAGCGGGTCGCGCTTGTGCGGCCGCTGCGGGTCACCGCCGCGCTGCGGGAAGAGCTCCTCCATCTGGGCGCGGTCGTAGTTGCCGATGCTGCCCAGGGTCCACGGAGTGCTCGCCTCGGCCTGGGCGGTGTCGAAGTAGATGTCGAAGGCTTCAGCAGCACCGGGCTGCACACCCTCGGCGAGCTCCTGGACCGGAACCGGCACAGGGTAGGCCATGCCGAGCTCGACCAGCCGCTCCACGTCCTGAGCCACCACCGGGATCGTCTCGACGGCGCCCAGATAGGCATCGGGGGCGATCACTCCCAGCGCTGACATGTCCTCGCGGAAGAGCTCGGTCTGCTGCTGCGCCAGGTCGAACCAGTCGACGCCGGTGGCGGTGGCTCGCTCGAGGAGCGGATCGTCGATGTCGGTGACATTCTGCACGTAGTTCACTTGAAGCCCGGCGGCGCGCCAATAGCGG
The nucleotide sequence above comes from Nesterenkonia halotolerans. Encoded proteins:
- the mshC gene encoding cysteine--1-D-myo-inosityl 2-amino-2-deoxy-alpha-D-glucopyranoside ligase; protein product: MKSWTSPDVPALPALPENLQLHDTSTGALVPVESDDGVGSIYVCGITPYDATHLGHANTYVQFDLLVRYWRAAGLQVNYVQNVTDIDDPLLERATATGVDWFDLAQQQTELFREDMSALGVIAPDAYLGAVETIPVVAQDVERLVELGMAYPVPVPVQELAEGVQPGAAEAFDIYFDTAQAEASTPWTLGSIGNYDRAQMEELFPQRGGDPQRPHKRDPLDPLLWRARRDGEPHWDGRSLGEGRPGWHIECSVIARRHLPAPFMVQGGGSDLRFPHHEFSAAHATAADGVALASTYMHTGMVGLDGEKMSKSKGNLVLSSRLRAEGIDPQVIRTLLLSHHYREDWSYAPDQLRTAAQRWTRWNQALASAPETDRFGELGTDSAVADDLQYALHSALSQNLNAPAALETLDMWADGQLAADSSRERVAAVVKALLGIELLAAEPAHSMAASGVEALG